The Halorussus salinus genome includes a region encoding these proteins:
- a CDS encoding DUF1269 domain-containing protein yields MSELVVLNFEGKERAFEARDKLFELQKQQLITLKDAAVVFRKENGKVDVKQAQSLVGAGALGGAFWGMLIGLLFFMPWLGLAIGTITGALSGKVADYGIDDEFIKEVGDTIEPGDSALFLLVEDVVADRVVEEMKEFDPEVVRTNLSTEDEQNLRDAFAAEEIEA; encoded by the coding sequence GTGAGTGAACTCGTTGTGCTAAATTTCGAAGGAAAAGAACGGGCGTTCGAGGCCCGAGACAAGCTGTTCGAGTTGCAGAAACAGCAACTGATAACGCTGAAAGACGCCGCGGTCGTCTTTCGCAAGGAGAACGGCAAGGTAGACGTGAAGCAGGCCCAGAGCCTCGTCGGTGCTGGCGCGCTCGGCGGCGCGTTCTGGGGGATGCTCATCGGACTGCTGTTTTTCATGCCGTGGCTGGGGTTGGCCATCGGTACGATTACCGGCGCACTCAGCGGCAAGGTCGCCGATTACGGCATCGACGACGAGTTCATCAAAGAGGTCGGCGACACCATCGAACCCGGTGACTCCGCGCTGTTCCTGCTGGTCGAGGATGTCGTCGCCGACCGCGTCGTCGAGGAGATGAAGGAGTTCGACCCCGAGGTCGTTCGGACGAACCTCTCGACGGAGGACGAGCAGAACCTCCGCGACGCGTTCGCCGCCGAGGAGATAGAGGCCTGA
- a CDS encoding HdeD family acid-resistance protein, which produces MNQTTNFEMEGERPRGGVAAGAIVAVLGVLAILFPFVTGLSLSILLGALLVVGAIVHVGHAFSAGSLWGAVWQVALGVLYGFAGISLMANPVVGLATLTLLVVAFFLVNGAVEVGWALAGRGNDGWLWLLASGVASLLAAVLLWAGFPSTALWAVGLLFGVNLLVTGISLVALGMSNGRTADDELPGGERGQGA; this is translated from the coding sequence ATGAACCAAACTACGAATTTCGAGATGGAAGGAGAACGGCCACGCGGCGGCGTCGCCGCCGGTGCAATCGTCGCGGTACTGGGCGTCCTCGCGATTCTGTTCCCGTTCGTCACGGGTCTCTCGCTGTCGATACTGCTCGGTGCGCTCCTCGTCGTCGGTGCCATCGTCCACGTGGGTCACGCCTTCTCGGCCGGGAGTCTCTGGGGTGCGGTCTGGCAGGTCGCGCTTGGCGTCCTCTACGGATTCGCTGGCATCTCGCTGATGGCGAACCCGGTCGTCGGACTGGCTACGCTCACCCTCCTCGTCGTCGCGTTCTTCCTCGTGAACGGCGCGGTGGAAGTCGGGTGGGCGCTCGCTGGCCGCGGCAACGACGGGTGGCTCTGGCTCCTCGCGAGCGGCGTCGCGTCACTGCTCGCGGCGGTCCTCCTCTGGGCGGGATTCCCCTCGACCGCGCTGTGGGCCGTCGGCCTCCTCTTCGGGGTGAACCTCCTCGTCACCGGTATCTCGTTGGTCGCGCTCGGGATGTCGAACGGACGAACCGCCGACGACGAGCTACCCGGCGGCGAGCGCGGACAAGGTGCCTGA